One segment of Macrotis lagotis isolate mMagLag1 chromosome 1, bilby.v1.9.chrom.fasta, whole genome shotgun sequence DNA contains the following:
- the DIDO1 gene encoding death-inducer obliterator 1 isoform X3 — protein sequence MEHAVNPESSVAFKSESRLDNMESNSQGLDDKGDPSNEEAPKAIKPTSKEFRKTWGFRRTTIAKREGAGDAEIESLDQQPQQQQQSLSLRRSGRQPKRTERVEEFLTTVRRRGRKNVPVTLEDSSEPASCPVTDVETASEGSVESTPETKIGQKSDSRNVKGQSTAVTKGTKDDDDDVDDDEDDDTSDSDSDGLTLKELQNRLRRKREQEPSDLTLKGIQNRLRKKRREEDPTETVDVEAGNTVETEGPSKQEPEAVDQVAVPQESKEDQDIKLEGKPPQGIKDEESEELVKRKPECEVYDPNALYCICRQPHNNRFMICCDRCEEWFHGDCVGISEARGRLLERNGEDYICPNCTILQVQDETASESDHQEAKFRHENADGTELTSIGTIEQKSSEDQGIKGRIEKAANPSGKKKLKIFQPVIETPGASKCIGPGCSSVAQPDSVYCSNDCILKHAAATMKFLSAGKEPKPKVKEKPKLKPEKGSLPKSGVQTGIKISSVQKRPPPDKKENIAKKTVVTTPRNEGLIKETTSESSTPSWASDHNYNAVKPEKTAAISSSLLYKCMYHTGICLINPLRSILNSHPVLACPRFGSLIVVFFCS from the exons ATGGAACATGCTGTAAATCCAGAATCATCAGTGGCATTTAAATCTGAGTCACGCTTGGACAATATGGAAAGTAATTCCCAAg gcttgGATGATAAAGGTGACCCAAGCAATGAGGAAGCTCCAAAAGCAATTAAACCTACAAGTAAGGAGTTTAGGAAAACATGGGGTTTTCGCAGAACTACCATTGCTAAACGTGAAGGTGCAGGAGATGCTGAAATAGAGTCCCTTGATCAGCAGccacaacagcagcaacaaagcCTTTCCCTCCGACGAAGTGGGCGACAGCCCAAACGTACAGAAAGAGTAGAAGAATTTCTTACTACAGtcagaaggagaggaagaaaaaatgttccTGTTACCCTGGAAGACTCGAGTGAACCAGCCTCTTGTCCagttacagatgtagaaactgctTCTGAAGGGAGTGTGGAAAGCACTCCTGAAACTAAAATTGGTCAGAAATCTGACTCCAGAAATGTTAAAGGTCAATCCACTGCAGTTACAAAAGGAacaaaagatgatgatgatgatgttgatgatgatgaagatgatgacacTTCTGATAGTGATAGTGATGGATTGACATTGAAAGAACTTCAGAATCGCCTTAGAAGAAAGCGTGAACAAGAACCCTCTGACTTGACACTGAAAGGTATACAAAATCGCCTAAGGAAGAAACGTCGTGAAGAGGATCCCACAGAAACTGTTGATGTTGAGGCAGGTAATACAGTGGAAACTGAAGGGCCCAGTAAGCAAGAACCTGAGGCAGTGGATCAAGTAGCTGTGCCCCAGGAGTCTAAAGAAGACCAGGATATTAAGTTAGAGGGGAAACCTCCTCAGGGAATCaaagatgaagaatctgaagAGTTGGTGAAGCGGAAACCTGAATGTGAGGTTTATGACCCTAATGCATTATATTGCATTTGTCGACAACCTCATAACAACAG atttatgaTTTGCTGTGATCGATGTGAGGAGTGGTTTCATGGTGATTGTGTAGGGATTTCTGAAGCTCGTGGGAGGCTTTTAGAAAGGAATGGAGAAGATTATATCTGTCCAAATTGCACCATCTTGCAAGTACAGGATGAGACTGCTTCAGAATCTGATCATCAGGAAGCTAAGTTTAGGCATGAAAATGCTGATGGTACAGAACTGACAAGTATAGGAACAATAGAGCAAAAATCCAGTGAAGATCAAGGAATCAAGGGTAGAATCGAAAAAGCTGCCAATCCAAGTGGCAAGAAAAAGCTCAAAATATTTCAACCT GTTATTGAGACTCCTGGTGCCTCAAAATGTATTGGTCCTGGTTGTTCCAGTGTGGCTCAGCCTGACTCAGTATATTGTAGTAATGATTGTATCCTTAAACATGCTGCAGCTACCATGAAATTTCTGTCTGCTGGCAAAGAACCAAAaccaaaagtaaaagaaaaaccaaaattgaAACCTGAAAAAGGCAGTCTTCCAAAATCTGGTGTTCAG ACAGGTATTAAAATTTCTTCTGTCCAGAAGAGGCCACCTcctgacaaaaaagaaaacattgcaaAGAAAACTGTGGTGACAACACCTAGGAATGAAGGACTTATAAAGGAAACAACTTCAGAAAGCAGCACACCATCCTGGGCAAGCGATCACAATTACAATGCAGTAAAGCCAGAAAAGACTGCTGCCATTTCATCATCACtgttatataaatgtatgtatcaCACAGGGATTTGTCTCATCAATCCTTTACGTTCTATTCTAAATAGCCACCCAGTTTTGGCTTGTCCAAGATTTGGAAGTTTAATCGTGGTTTTTTTCTGCTCTTAA